In a genomic window of [Empedobacter] haloabium:
- a CDS encoding alginate lyase family protein, producing the protein MSSLAWKVNRLRLMGVPEILWRVRQLAQKKASKMGVGLVGRPPAPSLARSGASFLDCSAAGVDVASVRAAADSVLAGRWNVFAMRGLNLGFPPQWNRDPKTGTVAPMKLGKAIDYRRESVVGDIKYLWEPSRHLELVTLALAWRASGEQRYAAGARLLLESWFDQCPYPIGVHWTSSLELAVRLLNWAFAWQLLGGADSALFKGEEGGRFQRRWLDNIYQHCHFIRGYFSRHSSANNHLFGEYMGLFVASVQWPCWPESARWQALARHGLEVEALKQNTEDGVNKEQAIYYQHEVMDMMLLCHHIGKANGAGFSEAYLERLERLAEFVAALMDAGGNVPMTGDADDAQMVRLSYERDWSPYRSLLASCALLFGRGDFKRKAGRLDDKNRWLFGADGAARWDALAAATEEKPVMAFPQGGYYLMGSNFGTEREVRVVVDCAPLGYLSIAAHGHADALSFTLSAAGEELLTDPGTYAYHTQKAWRDYFRSTAAHNTVQVDGQDQSEIGGNFMWLRKANAKLLAHVPEGTVEVFEGEQDGYRRLGDPVLHRRKIDFDPARNVLVVLDTLECRGTHDVALHWHFAETCRVESRAQALFALGRRSRLDMRCSFGDGPELLRSSEAPLGGWISRRFDEKEGITTAVWRGRISGTTQIETTIALSLA; encoded by the coding sequence ATGAGCTCGCTGGCCTGGAAAGTCAACCGCCTGCGCCTGATGGGCGTGCCGGAAATCCTGTGGCGGGTGCGCCAGCTGGCGCAGAAGAAGGCCAGCAAGATGGGCGTCGGGCTCGTCGGCCGGCCGCCGGCGCCGTCGCTGGCCCGCAGCGGCGCCTCCTTCCTCGATTGCAGCGCCGCCGGGGTCGACGTCGCCAGCGTGCGCGCGGCGGCGGACAGCGTGCTGGCCGGGCGCTGGAACGTGTTCGCGATGCGCGGCCTGAACCTGGGCTTCCCGCCGCAGTGGAACCGCGATCCGAAGACGGGTACCGTGGCGCCGATGAAGCTGGGCAAGGCCATCGATTACCGGCGCGAGTCCGTGGTCGGCGACATCAAGTACCTGTGGGAGCCGAGCCGGCACCTGGAGCTGGTGACGCTGGCACTGGCCTGGCGTGCCAGCGGCGAGCAACGCTATGCCGCCGGCGCGCGGCTGCTGCTCGAGTCGTGGTTCGATCAGTGCCCGTACCCGATCGGTGTCCATTGGACCAGCTCGCTGGAGCTGGCCGTGCGCCTGCTCAACTGGGCGTTCGCCTGGCAACTGCTGGGCGGCGCCGACAGCGCGCTGTTCAAGGGCGAGGAGGGCGGCCGCTTCCAGCGCCGCTGGCTCGACAATATCTATCAGCACTGCCACTTCATCCGCGGCTATTTCTCGCGCCACTCGTCGGCCAACAACCACCTGTTCGGCGAGTACATGGGCCTGTTCGTGGCCAGCGTCCAATGGCCGTGCTGGCCGGAGAGCGCACGCTGGCAGGCGCTGGCGCGGCACGGCCTGGAGGTCGAGGCGCTGAAGCAGAACACCGAAGACGGCGTCAACAAGGAACAGGCCATCTACTACCAGCATGAGGTGATGGACATGATGCTGCTGTGCCACCACATCGGCAAGGCCAACGGCGCCGGCTTCTCCGAGGCCTACCTGGAGCGCCTCGAGCGCCTGGCCGAGTTCGTGGCTGCGCTGATGGACGCCGGCGGCAACGTGCCGATGACGGGCGATGCCGACGACGCGCAGATGGTGCGCCTGTCCTACGAGCGCGACTGGAGTCCGTACCGCTCGCTGCTGGCCAGCTGCGCGCTGCTGTTCGGCCGTGGCGATTTCAAGCGCAAGGCGGGCCGGCTGGACGACAAGAACCGCTGGCTGTTCGGCGCCGACGGCGCGGCGCGCTGGGACGCGCTGGCGGCCGCGACCGAGGAAAAGCCCGTGATGGCGTTCCCGCAAGGCGGCTATTACCTGATGGGCAGCAATTTCGGCACGGAGCGTGAGGTGCGGGTCGTCGTCGATTGCGCGCCGCTGGGCTATCTGTCGATCGCCGCGCACGGCCATGCGGACGCGTTGTCGTTCACCCTGTCCGCCGCCGGCGAGGAGCTGCTGACGGACCCGGGCACCTACGCCTACCACACGCAAAAGGCCTGGCGCGACTACTTCCGCAGCACGGCCGCGCACAATACCGTGCAGGTGGACGGCCAGGACCAGTCGGAAATCGGCGGCAACTTCATGTGGTTGCGCAAAGCCAATGCGAAACTGCTGGCGCATGTGCCGGAAGGCACCGTGGAGGTGTTCGAGGGCGAGCAGGACGGCTACCGCCGCCTGGGCGACCCGGTGCTGCACCGGCGCAAGATCGATTTCGATCCGGCACGTAACGTACTGGTCGTGCTGGACACGCTGGAGTGCCGCGGCACGCACGACGTGGCCTTGCACTGGCACTTCGCTGAGACCTGCCGCGTGGAAAGCCGGGCCCAGGCCCTGTTCGCACTGGGCCGCCGCTCGCGGCTGGACATGCGCTGCTCGTTCGGCGACGGTCCGGAGCTGCTGCGCAGCAGCGAGGCGCCGCTGGGCGGCTGGATCTCGCGCCGCTTCGACGAGAAGGAGGGCATCACCACGGCCGTCTGGCGCGGCCGCATCAGCGGCACCACGCAAATCGAGACGACGATTGCGCTTTCCCTGGCGTAA
- a CDS encoding UDP-glucose/GDP-mannose dehydrogenase family protein has product MKISIFGLGYVGAVSAGCLATDGHDVIGVDPNRTKVDLINQGTTPIIEKDIGEMISKTVKEGKLRATTDVRDAVLNTDMSLICVGTPSQLNGNLDLSHVRKVCEQIGEAIKEKNSFHVVVARSTMLPGSMRAVVIPTLEAASGKKAGVDFGVCNNPEFLREGTAVYDYYHPPKTVVGETDERAGEMLVKLYEKMDAPLVRTDVETAEMVKYTDNTWHAVKVAFANEIGNICKAVGIDGHKVMEIFCQDTKLNLSPYYMKPGFAFGGSCLPKDVRALTYKARSLDLELPLLDSILPSNRKQVEKGVNMIVDKGNRKVGILGFSFKAGTDDLRESPLVDVIEHLLGKGYELKLYDKNVNLAALTGANQDYILNHIPHISKLMVNSMEEVLAFADTVVIGNGAAEFKEVPALLKDGQVIVDLVRISKEQSGGQYDGICW; this is encoded by the coding sequence TTGAAAATCAGTATCTTTGGCTTGGGCTATGTGGGGGCAGTGTCGGCCGGTTGCCTGGCGACGGACGGACATGACGTGATCGGTGTGGACCCGAACCGCACCAAGGTGGACCTGATCAACCAGGGCACCACCCCCATCATCGAGAAAGACATCGGCGAGATGATTTCCAAGACCGTCAAGGAAGGCAAGCTGCGCGCCACCACCGATGTCCGCGATGCCGTACTGAATACCGACATGTCGCTGATCTGCGTGGGTACCCCGTCCCAGCTGAACGGCAACCTGGACCTGTCGCACGTGCGCAAGGTGTGCGAGCAGATCGGCGAGGCCATCAAGGAAAAGAACAGCTTCCACGTCGTCGTGGCCCGCAGCACGATGCTGCCAGGCTCCATGCGCGCGGTCGTCATCCCGACCCTGGAAGCGGCTTCCGGCAAGAAGGCCGGCGTCGACTTCGGCGTCTGCAACAACCCTGAATTCCTGCGCGAAGGCACGGCGGTGTACGACTACTACCACCCGCCGAAGACCGTCGTGGGCGAGACCGACGAGCGCGCCGGCGAGATGCTGGTCAAGCTGTACGAGAAGATGGATGCGCCGCTGGTGCGCACCGACGTCGAGACGGCCGAGATGGTCAAGTACACCGACAACACCTGGCACGCCGTCAAGGTCGCCTTCGCCAACGAGATCGGCAACATCTGCAAGGCCGTGGGCATCGACGGCCACAAGGTCATGGAGATCTTCTGCCAGGATACCAAGCTGAACCTGTCGCCTTACTACATGAAGCCCGGCTTCGCGTTCGGCGGCTCCTGCCTGCCGAAGGACGTGCGCGCGTTGACCTACAAGGCCCGTTCGCTGGACCTGGAACTGCCGCTGCTGGACTCGATCCTGCCGTCGAACCGCAAGCAGGTGGAGAAGGGCGTCAACATGATCGTCGACAAGGGCAACCGCAAGGTCGGCATCCTGGGCTTCTCGTTCAAGGCCGGCACCGACGACCTGCGCGAATCGCCGCTGGTGGACGTGATCGAGCACCTGCTGGGCAAGGGCTACGAGCTGAAGCTGTACGACAAGAACGTCAACCTGGCCGCGCTGACCGGCGCCAACCAGGACTACATCCTGAACCACATTCCGCACATCTCGAAGCTGATGGTGAACTCGATGGAGGAAGTGCTGGCCTTCGCCGACACGGTCGTCATCGGCAACGGCGCCGCCGAATTCAAGGAAGTGCCGGCGCTGCTGAAGGACGGCCAGGTCATCGTCGACCTCGTGCGCATCAGCAAGGAGCAGAGCGGAGGTCAGTACGATGGCATCTGCTGGTAA
- a CDS encoding glycosyltransferase family 4 protein: MASAGNPVQRGGHGRRVLILVENLPSPFDRRVWQEATTLYANGYQVSIICPTGKGHESRYEEIDGIHIYRYKLPLEAEGAKGYAIEYSAALFHTFRLAWKVLRERGFDIIHACNPPDLLFLIGGFFKLTMGKKFVFDHHDINPELYEAKFGRRDFFYKLMVLFERWSFKTSDVSIATNESYKRIAIERGGMNPDKVYVVRSGPKLDRLRILPPVESLKKGKRFLVGYVGVMGAQEGIDLLLEAAKYLIVDMGRKDVHFGLVGGGTSLDQMKQLAVKMGIADHVTFTGRVPDQDLLEMLNTADVCVNPDVANDMNDKSTMNKIMEYMALGKPIVQFDLVEGKVSAQEASLYALKNDPVDMARKIAELLDDPARRERMGAYGRHRVVNELEWEYEAPKLLAAYERLYSANAPLPGAVPPSYKGS, translated from the coding sequence ATGGCATCTGCTGGTAATCCAGTCCAGCGCGGCGGCCATGGCCGCCGGGTCCTGATCCTGGTCGAGAACCTGCCGTCGCCGTTCGACCGCCGCGTGTGGCAGGAAGCCACCACGCTGTACGCGAACGGCTACCAGGTGTCGATCATCTGCCCGACCGGCAAGGGGCACGAAAGCCGCTACGAGGAAATCGACGGCATCCACATCTACCGCTACAAGCTGCCGCTGGAAGCGGAGGGCGCGAAGGGTTATGCGATCGAGTATTCGGCGGCGCTGTTCCACACCTTCCGCCTGGCGTGGAAGGTGCTGCGCGAGCGCGGCTTCGACATCATCCATGCGTGCAACCCGCCCGACCTGCTGTTCCTGATCGGCGGCTTCTTCAAGCTCACCATGGGCAAGAAGTTCGTGTTCGACCATCACGACATCAACCCGGAGCTGTACGAAGCGAAGTTCGGCCGCCGCGATTTCTTCTACAAGCTGATGGTGCTGTTCGAGCGCTGGTCGTTCAAGACGTCCGACGTGTCGATCGCCACCAACGAATCGTACAAGCGCATCGCCATCGAGCGCGGCGGCATGAACCCGGACAAGGTCTACGTCGTGCGCAGCGGTCCGAAGCTCGATCGCCTGCGCATCCTGCCGCCGGTCGAGAGCCTGAAGAAGGGCAAGCGCTTCCTGGTCGGCTACGTCGGCGTGATGGGCGCGCAGGAAGGCATCGACCTGCTGCTGGAAGCGGCCAAATACCTGATCGTCGACATGGGCCGGAAGGACGTGCATTTCGGCCTGGTGGGCGGCGGCACGTCGCTGGACCAGATGAAGCAGCTGGCCGTGAAGATGGGCATTGCCGACCACGTCACGTTCACCGGCCGGGTGCCGGACCAGGACCTCTTGGAGATGCTGAACACGGCCGACGTCTGCGTCAATCCGGACGTGGCCAACGACATGAACGACAAGTCCACCATGAACAAGATCATGGAGTACATGGCGCTGGGCAAGCCGATCGTGCAGTTCGACCTGGTCGAAGGCAAGGTCTCGGCCCAGGAAGCGTCGCTGTACGCGCTGAAGAACGATCCGGTGGACATGGCCAGGAAGATCGCCGAGCTGCTGGACGACCCGGCGCGGCGCGAGCGCATGGGGGCCTATGGCCGCCACCGCGTGGTCAACGAACTGGAATGGGAATACGAGGCACCGAAACTGCTGGCGGCCTACGAGCGGCTGTACTCGGCCAACGCTCCGCTGCCCGGTGCCGTACCGCCATCATATAAAGGAAGCTGA
- the galE gene encoding UDP-glucose 4-epimerase GalE, which produces MKILVTGGMGYIGSHTVVELAQAGHDVVVVDNLSNADPSVRARVAKITGKEFEFVEADIRDRAAMEAAFAAHKVDAVIHFAGLKAVGESVAQPLRYYDNNVSGSVVLFETMAKFNVKSLVFSSSATVYGDPATVPITEEFPLSATNPYGRSKLMIEEILRDLYKADNTWSIALLRYFNPVGAHESGLIGEEPSGIPNNLLPYVAQVAEGRREFLSVYGGDYPTPDGTGVRDYIHVVDLAIGHVKTLDKLATGSGIYTYNLGTGRGNSVLEMVRAFEAASGRKVPYKIVDRRPGDIASCYADTARAERELGWKAQYDIARMCTDAWRWQSSPK; this is translated from the coding sequence ATGAAAATCCTGGTTACCGGAGGCATGGGCTATATCGGCTCGCATACGGTCGTGGAGCTGGCGCAGGCCGGACATGACGTCGTGGTGGTCGATAACCTGTCGAACGCGGATCCGTCCGTGCGCGCGCGCGTGGCGAAAATCACGGGCAAGGAGTTTGAATTCGTCGAAGCGGACATCCGCGACCGTGCCGCCATGGAGGCGGCGTTCGCGGCCCACAAGGTCGACGCGGTGATCCACTTCGCCGGCCTGAAGGCCGTGGGCGAGTCGGTGGCGCAGCCGCTGCGCTACTACGACAACAACGTCTCGGGCAGCGTGGTGCTGTTCGAGACGATGGCCAAGTTCAACGTCAAGTCGCTCGTGTTCAGTTCCTCGGCGACGGTGTACGGCGACCCTGCCACGGTACCCATCACGGAAGAGTTCCCGCTGTCGGCCACCAATCCCTACGGCCGCAGCAAGCTGATGATCGAAGAGATCCTGCGCGACCTGTACAAGGCCGACAACACGTGGTCGATCGCCTTGCTGCGCTACTTCAACCCGGTCGGCGCGCACGAGAGTGGCCTGATTGGCGAAGAGCCGAGCGGCATTCCGAACAACCTGCTGCCCTACGTGGCGCAGGTGGCGGAAGGCCGGCGCGAGTTCCTGTCCGTCTACGGTGGCGATTATCCGACGCCGGACGGCACCGGCGTGCGCGACTACATCCACGTCGTCGACCTGGCCATCGGCCACGTCAAGACCCTCGACAAGCTGGCGACAGGGTCTGGCATTTATACCTACAATCTTGGAACGGGCCGGGGTAACAGTGTCCTGGAAATGGTCCGCGCCTTCGAGGCCGCCAGCGGCCGGAAGGTTCCATACAAGATCGTCGACAGACGACCCGGAGACATTGCGTCCTGCTATGCCGACACGGCGCGCGCCGAGCGCGAACTGGGTTGGAAAGCACAGTATGACATCGCGCGCATGTGCACCGATGCATGGCGCTGGCAATCCTCACCGAAATAA
- a CDS encoding NDP-sugar synthase, translated as MKAMILAAGKGTRVRPLTYELPKPMIPILGKPVMAYLVEHLARYGVTEIMVNVSYLHEKIEEYFGEGHQFGVQIGYSFEGYTNDEGEVVPEPLGSAGGMKKIQEFGGFFDETTIVLCGDALIDLDLKSALFEHRRKGALATVITREVPLDKVSSYGVVVSDKDGRITEFQEKPSPEEAKSNCASTGIYIFEPEVIDLIPADRPFDIGSELFPLLAEKGMPFYSQTRKFNWIDIGSVKDYWEVLQGVLLGEVTNMNVPGIQVDEGLWVGLNTSIDWSEGTRIEGPVYIGSGVKIDAGATIIGPTWIGHGSHICAGATVTRSVLFEYTRVLPDVTLDELIVFKDYSVDRSGEMKHISQYESGEWANARDRRAARRREEPTAELHQLQQKKA; from the coding sequence ATGAAAGCAATGATCCTCGCTGCCGGCAAAGGCACGCGCGTTCGCCCACTGACCTATGAGCTGCCGAAGCCGATGATTCCGATCCTGGGCAAGCCGGTCATGGCTTACCTGGTGGAGCACCTGGCCCGTTACGGCGTGACCGAAATCATGGTCAACGTCAGCTATCTGCACGAAAAGATCGAAGAGTATTTTGGCGAAGGCCACCAGTTCGGTGTCCAGATCGGCTACTCGTTCGAAGGCTACACGAACGACGAGGGCGAGGTCGTGCCCGAGCCGCTGGGTTCCGCCGGCGGCATGAAGAAGATCCAGGAATTCGGCGGTTTCTTCGACGAAACCACCATCGTGCTGTGCGGCGATGCGCTGATCGACCTGGATCTGAAGTCCGCGCTGTTCGAGCACCGCCGCAAGGGCGCGCTGGCCACCGTCATCACGCGCGAAGTACCGCTGGACAAGGTCTCCAGCTACGGCGTCGTCGTCAGCGACAAGGACGGCCGCATCACCGAATTCCAGGAGAAACCGTCGCCGGAAGAAGCCAAGTCCAATTGCGCCAGCACGGGCATCTACATCTTCGAACCGGAAGTGATCGACCTGATCCCGGCCGACCGCCCGTTCGATATCGGCTCCGAGCTGTTCCCGCTGCTGGCCGAGAAGGGCATGCCGTTCTACAGCCAGACGCGCAAGTTCAACTGGATCGACATCGGCTCCGTCAAGGACTACTGGGAAGTGCTGCAGGGTGTCTTGCTGGGCGAAGTGACGAACATGAACGTGCCCGGCATCCAGGTCGACGAAGGCCTGTGGGTTGGCCTGAACACGAGCATCGACTGGAGCGAAGGCACCCGCATCGAGGGTCCGGTGTACATCGGCTCCGGTGTCAAGATCGACGCCGGCGCGACGATCATCGGCCCGACCTGGATCGGCCACGGCAGCCACATCTGTGCCGGCGCCACCGTGACGCGCAGCGTGCTGTTCGAATACACCCGAGTGTTACCGGATGTTACGCTCGACGAATTGATCGTCTTCAAGGATTATAGTGTGGACCGGTCGGGCGAAATGAAGCATATTTCACAATACGAGTCCGGTGAATGGGCCAATGCACGCGACCGTCGCGCCGCCCGCCGCCGTGAAGAACCGACTGCAGAATTACATCAATTACAACAGAAGAAAGCATGA
- a CDS encoding mannose-1-phosphate guanylyltransferase/mannose-6-phosphate isomerase, which translates to MKIYPVILSGGAGTRLWPLSRAALPKQLLPLVNDKTMLQDTALRVTGRPSGAAQLMQPLIICGNEHRFLVAEQLREINVKPLGILLEPEGRNTAPAVAAAAHFLKSIDPEAVMLVLPADHVIADTEAFHAAIARAANLVQNGALATFGIVPTAPETGYGYIKSGEPLPTEDRGFKVERFVEKPDRATAEGFVAAGNYYWNSGMFLFQASSYLSELEQFQPAIASASAEAVTKGYRDLDFCRLDETAFAASPSDSIDYAVMEHTRHAVVVPASIGWSDVGSWSALWEVQERNAEGNACRGDVYLDGVKNSLVRAESRCVAVIGVEDVVVVETNDAVLVAHKDQVQRVKHVVEHLKCQDRTEHLHHTKVYRPWGCYEGIDIGDRFQVKRITVNPGGKLSLQMHHHRAEHWIVVSGTAKVTCGDKVQLLTENESTYIPIGMNHRLENPGKLPLHLIEVQSGSYLGEDDIVRFEDVYQRA; encoded by the coding sequence ATGAAGATATATCCCGTCATCCTGTCCGGCGGCGCCGGCACCCGCCTGTGGCCCCTGTCGCGTGCGGCCCTGCCAAAGCAATTGCTGCCCCTGGTCAACGACAAGACCATGTTGCAGGACACGGCACTGCGCGTGACGGGCCGCCCGAGCGGCGCGGCCCAGCTGATGCAGCCGCTGATCATCTGCGGTAACGAACATCGCTTCCTCGTTGCCGAGCAGCTGCGCGAAATCAACGTCAAGCCGCTCGGCATCCTGCTCGAGCCGGAAGGCCGCAACACGGCACCCGCGGTCGCCGCGGCGGCCCACTTCCTGAAGTCGATCGATCCGGAAGCGGTCATGCTGGTGCTGCCGGCCGACCACGTGATCGCGGACACCGAGGCGTTCCACGCCGCCATCGCGCGTGCCGCCAACCTGGTGCAGAACGGTGCCCTGGCCACCTTCGGCATCGTGCCGACCGCGCCGGAAACGGGCTACGGCTACATCAAGAGCGGCGAACCGCTGCCGACCGAAGATCGCGGCTTCAAGGTCGAGCGCTTCGTCGAGAAGCCGGACCGTGCCACGGCCGAGGGCTTCGTCGCCGCCGGTAACTATTACTGGAACAGCGGCATGTTCCTGTTCCAGGCATCGAGCTACCTGAGCGAGCTGGAGCAGTTCCAGCCGGCGATCGCCAGCGCCTCCGCCGAGGCCGTCACCAAGGGCTACCGCGACCTCGACTTCTGCCGCCTGGACGAGACGGCATTCGCCGCCAGCCCGTCCGATTCGATCGACTATGCCGTGATGGAGCACACCCGTCACGCTGTCGTCGTGCCGGCATCGATCGGCTGGAGCGACGTGGGCTCGTGGTCCGCGCTGTGGGAAGTGCAGGAACGTAACGCGGAGGGCAATGCCTGCCGCGGCGACGTCTACCTCGATGGCGTGAAGAACTCGCTGGTGCGCGCGGAAAGCCGTTGCGTGGCCGTGATCGGTGTCGAGGACGTCGTCGTCGTCGAAACCAACGATGCGGTGCTGGTGGCGCACAAGGACCAGGTCCAGCGCGTCAAGCACGTCGTCGAGCACCTGAAGTGCCAGGACCGCACGGAACACCTGCATCACACCAAGGTGTACCGTCCGTGGGGCTGCTACGAAGGCATCGACATCGGCGACCGCTTCCAGGTCAAGCGCATCACGGTGAATCCGGGCGGCAAGCTGTCGCTGCAGATGCACCACCATCGCGCCGAGCACTGGATCGTCGTGTCCGGTACCGCCAAGGTGACGTGCGGCGACAAGGTCCAGCTGCTGACGGAGAACGAGTCCACCTACATCCCGATCGGCATGAACCACCGCCTGGAAAATCCGGGCAAGCTGCCCCTGCACCTGATCGAAGTGCAGTCCGGCAGCTACCTGGGTGAGGACGACATCGTCCGCTTCGAGGACGTCTACCAGCGCGCCTGA
- a CDS encoding FxDxF family PEP-CTERM protein encodes MKKIIFAATLLAASLANAGAATISSPDESLTLVTGKNSVSFGNTFANANAGDIFTDRFYFTLANDADLSINVTSTRASTDTDLILTGVSLFDAETNTAINGKRLLTGVKEYWKLTANDLIAGDYYLAVSGKTVGAGGSFAGNGVIEVSAVPEPGTGAMLLGGLAVLGVAARRRRN; translated from the coding sequence ATGAAAAAAATCATTTTTGCAGCAACGCTGCTGGCCGCCTCGCTGGCCAACGCCGGTGCCGCCACCATCAGCTCGCCGGACGAGAGCCTGACACTGGTCACTGGCAAGAACTCGGTCAGCTTCGGCAACACCTTCGCCAATGCGAACGCAGGCGACATCTTCACCGACCGCTTCTACTTTACGCTGGCCAACGACGCCGACCTGTCGATCAACGTCACGTCCACGCGCGCGTCGACCGACACCGACCTGATCCTGACTGGTGTCAGCCTGTTCGATGCCGAGACCAACACGGCCATCAATGGCAAGCGGCTGCTGACCGGCGTCAAGGAGTACTGGAAGCTGACCGCCAACGACCTGATCGCTGGCGACTACTACCTGGCTGTCAGCGGCAAGACCGTTGGCGCGGGCGGCTCCTTCGCCGGCAACGGCGTGATCGAGGTGAGCGCCGTCCCGGAACCGGGCACGGGCGCAATGCTGCTGGGTGGCCTGGCCGTCCTGGGCGTGGCCGCGCGCCGCCGTCGCAACTGA
- a CDS encoding FxDxF family PEP-CTERM protein codes for MTKLIKYCLAAALAFGTAQAHAGYIDLSQVQDVSAVLNDANSYDFGHRIVTNAAPGAANNGFADRYTFALNTAYQTNALMTSTLYSDNTGLVITGFNLRTATGALVFEGSVNPLFDTADQAWGFEGNRALASGNYYLEVTGYTTAADASYSGTLAINAVPEPTSLALMLGGLAVLGVAMRRRA; via the coding sequence ATGACCAAACTGATCAAATACTGCCTGGCCGCCGCGCTGGCTTTCGGCACCGCCCAGGCGCACGCCGGTTACATCGACCTGAGCCAGGTGCAAGACGTATCGGCCGTGCTGAACGATGCCAACTCGTACGACTTCGGCCACCGTATCGTGACGAACGCCGCCCCTGGCGCCGCCAACAACGGCTTTGCCGACCGCTACACGTTCGCGCTGAACACGGCTTACCAGACCAATGCGCTGATGACGTCGACGCTGTACAGCGATAACACCGGCCTCGTCATCACCGGTTTCAACCTGCGCACCGCCACTGGCGCGCTGGTGTTCGAGGGCAGCGTCAATCCGCTGTTCGACACCGCCGATCAGGCTTGGGGGTTCGAAGGCAACCGCGCGCTGGCCAGCGGCAACTACTACCTGGAAGTGACGGGCTATACGACCGCCGCCGACGCCAGCTACAGCGGCACCCTGGCCATCAACGCCGTGCCGGAGCCGACCTCGCTGGCCCTGATGCTGGGCGGCCTGGCCGTGCTGGGCGTGGCAATGCGCCGCCGTGCCTGA
- a CDS encoding TIGR03790 family protein, which translates to MRILPSALALLLAASGVQAQGAMPGLQPAQLALVINDDEPNSVEIGELYRVARGIPERNVVHVRIPNRPRKLDSEQFARLKQEIDAKLGPDVEAVLMVWTAPYAVECNGITAAYTLGFDPDQCAKPCGPGHQSAFFNAGPAVRPSERQLRLSMLLPTESVDQARALIERGKAAGFRTPAAGAYFLVTSEAARNSRAQFFPPSGAVPQRKLTIHTLREDAIEGKRDVMFYQTGKARVDKLDTLRFLPGALADHLTSFGGDLLGEGQMSSLRWLEAGATASYGTVSEPCNFWQKFPNPNLLLRHYLNGASAIETYWRSVAWPAQGVFIGDPLAAPYRR; encoded by the coding sequence TTGCGTATCCTCCCATCCGCGCTGGCCTTGCTGCTGGCGGCATCCGGCGTCCAGGCCCAGGGGGCGATGCCCGGGCTGCAGCCCGCCCAGCTTGCCCTCGTCATCAACGACGACGAACCCAACAGCGTGGAGATCGGCGAGCTGTACCGCGTGGCGCGCGGCATCCCCGAACGCAATGTCGTGCACGTGCGCATTCCGAACCGGCCGCGCAAGCTCGATAGCGAGCAGTTCGCGCGGTTGAAGCAGGAGATCGACGCCAAACTGGGGCCGGACGTGGAGGCGGTGCTGATGGTCTGGACGGCGCCTTACGCCGTCGAGTGCAACGGCATCACGGCGGCCTACACGCTGGGCTTCGACCCCGACCAGTGCGCCAAACCCTGCGGGCCGGGCCACCAGAGCGCGTTCTTCAATGCCGGGCCGGCGGTGCGCCCCTCGGAGCGCCAGCTGCGCTTGTCGATGCTGTTGCCGACCGAGTCCGTCGACCAGGCCCGCGCGCTGATCGAGCGCGGCAAGGCGGCAGGCTTCCGCACACCGGCCGCCGGCGCGTATTTCCTGGTCACCAGCGAAGCTGCCCGCAACAGCCGTGCGCAGTTCTTCCCGCCGTCCGGCGCGGTACCCCAGCGCAAGCTGACCATACACACGCTGCGCGAAGATGCCATCGAGGGCAAGCGCGACGTCATGTTCTACCAGACCGGCAAGGCCCGGGTGGACAAGCTGGACACCCTGCGTTTCCTGCCGGGCGCGCTGGCCGATCACCTGACGTCGTTCGGCGGCGACTTGCTGGGAGAAGGGCAGATGAGCAGCCTGCGCTGGCTCGAGGCGGGTGCGACGGCAAGCTACGGCACCGTCAGCGAGCCGTGCAATTTCTGGCAGAAGTTTCCGAATCCGAACCTGCTGCTGCGCCACTACCTGAACGGCGCCAGCGCCATCGAAACCTACTGGCGCAGCGTCGCCTGGCCCGCGCAGGGCGTCTTTATCGGCGACCCGCTGGCGGCGCCTTACCGGCGCTGA